Proteins from one Halovivax limisalsi genomic window:
- a CDS encoding CARDB domain-containing protein: MTQHMIRRRGRSGRLLATSLALIVLLSAAGAGAIAAPALAQDDEPPALPAAYYGEVLIDGEPAPEGTLVTAYVGGEKRGSISVGADGQFGRPAIGEEKLEVPGDSEDASEPVTFRVNGQTVDAEPAVTWASSDLQEVTLSGSDIGERSYQVSIDDEESTTEIQPNDSATVAAVVENTGEVTTPTTVEFSLDGGDFDGDVVGKRTIEGLAPGETTTIPFAVRLDDEGEYEATVDLIDFGSATTTITVDEDAGSAPGPSLPPAPSDPSEPNLQVTAATLSDSTVAVGASVTAEGTIENLGEAEGTATVSLAIDGEAVASEEVTLKGGATTAVSFEHTFEEAGTYEVSVGGTTAGTVTVEEPSGDGEDGEDGTDDGEDGEDGTDGADGGDDDSIPGFGAIAALIATLALAGRRIVN, encoded by the coding sequence ATGACACAGCACATGATACGACGCCGGGGCAGATCGGGGCGGCTGCTCGCGACGAGCCTCGCCCTCATCGTCCTCCTGTCGGCCGCGGGTGCGGGAGCCATCGCGGCACCGGCACTCGCGCAGGATGACGAACCACCCGCCCTTCCTGCCGCGTACTATGGCGAGGTACTCATCGACGGCGAACCGGCGCCCGAAGGGACGCTCGTGACCGCCTACGTCGGCGGGGAAAAGCGCGGCTCGATCAGCGTCGGTGCCGACGGCCAGTTCGGCCGCCCCGCCATCGGCGAGGAGAAACTCGAGGTTCCCGGCGACTCCGAAGACGCCAGCGAGCCCGTCACCTTCCGCGTCAACGGCCAGACGGTCGACGCCGAACCGGCGGTCACGTGGGCCTCCAGCGATCTCCAGGAGGTGACGCTCTCTGGCTCCGACATCGGCGAGCGCTCCTACCAGGTCTCGATCGACGATGAGGAATCGACGACCGAGATCCAGCCCAACGACTCGGCGACCGTCGCCGCGGTCGTCGAGAACACCGGCGAGGTGACCACGCCTACGACCGTCGAGTTCAGCCTCGACGGCGGGGACTTCGACGGCGACGTCGTCGGCAAACGGACCATCGAGGGGCTGGCACCCGGGGAAACCACGACGATTCCATTCGCCGTCCGGCTGGACGACGAGGGCGAGTACGAGGCGACGGTCGATCTGATCGACTTCGGCTCGGCGACGACCACGATCACGGTCGACGAGGACGCCGGCTCCGCACCGGGGCCGTCGCTCCCGCCCGCGCCGTCGGACCCGAGTGAGCCGAACCTGCAGGTGACGGCGGCGACGCTCAGCGATTCGACCGTCGCGGTCGGTGCGTCGGTCACCGCGGAGGGGACCATCGAGAACCTCGGTGAGGCCGAGGGGACGGCGACTGTCTCGCTCGCCATCGACGGCGAGGCGGTCGCCAGCGAGGAGGTGACGCTCAAAGGTGGCGCGACCACGGCCGTCAGCTTCGAGCACACCTTCGAGGAAGCCGGTACCTATGAGGTCAGCGTCGGCGGCACCACCGCCGGCACCGTCACCGTCGAGGAGCCGTCCGGCGACGGCGAGGACGGTGAAGACGGTACGGACGACGGCGAGGACGGTGAAGACGGCACGGACGGCGCGGATGGCGGGGACGACGATTCGATCCCCGGCTTCGGTGCCATCGCCGCGCTGATCGCCACGCTCGCGCTCGCGGGTCGGCGAATCGTGAACTGA
- a CDS encoding alpha/beta fold hydrolase, with protein MPHTSRDGVTLRYEADRTDDPAGVVVFLQGLGLGRWAWRWQREALRDRYDVLAPDTRGAGVADVRTDGGVRVAATRVTRSDDGLGPLVPRLPGRIRRPVLARRAAYSVAGLAADLEAVLADVGERSVHLVGQGLGAAVAIEHARAYRRAESLALVGAHAGGAAFDLPAEIRETILDPDGSTERLRVRNRLRPYFSQPFLARHPRLVDEVIDWQAMQGPSQAALEAGVVAWERFDATDWLDRVDVPTLVVHGDADRLVPVDAAWELADRLPNAECEVVDEAGHLVGVEADRVVNDRLRDFLSFR; from the coding sequence ATGCCCCACACTAGCCGCGACGGCGTCACCCTGCGCTACGAGGCGGATCGGACCGACGATCCCGCGGGGGTCGTCGTCTTCCTGCAGGGACTCGGGCTCGGCCGGTGGGCCTGGCGCTGGCAGCGCGAGGCGCTTCGCGACCGGTACGACGTACTCGCGCCGGACACGCGCGGCGCCGGCGTGGCGGACGTGCGCACCGACGGCGGCGTCCGGGTGGCAGCCACTCGCGTGACTCGATCGGACGACGGACTCGGCCCCCTCGTCCCGCGACTACCGGGCCGGATCCGCCGGCCGGTTCTGGCCCGCCGAGCCGCCTACTCCGTCGCCGGGCTGGCGGCGGATCTGGAGGCCGTTCTCGCGGACGTCGGCGAGCGCTCGGTCCACCTCGTCGGCCAGGGCCTCGGCGCCGCCGTCGCGATCGAACACGCCCGGGCCTACCGGCGGGCGGAATCGCTCGCCCTCGTCGGCGCTCACGCTGGCGGTGCAGCGTTCGACCTGCCGGCGGAGATCCGCGAGACAATCCTCGATCCCGACGGGTCGACCGAGCGGTTGCGCGTTCGCAATCGATTGCGCCCGTACTTCTCGCAACCGTTCCTCGCCCGACACCCACGCCTGGTTGACGAGGTGATCGACTGGCAGGCGATGCAGGGACCGAGCCAGGCCGCCCTCGAGGCGGGCGTGGTCGCGTGGGAACGCTTCGACGCGACCGACTGGCTCGACCGCGTCGACGTGCCAACCCTCGTCGTCCACGGCGACGCGGACCGACTCGTTCCGGTCGACGCGGCGTGGGAACTGGCCGACCGGCTCCCGAACGCCGAGTGCGAGGTCGTGGACGAGGCCGGGCACCTGGTCGGGGTCGAAGCCGATCGAGTGGTGAACGATCGACTGCGCGACTTCCTCAGTTTTCGATAA